CAACTCGCGCAAGACATAATTCTGCCCGTGGCTCAAAGACAAGGTATGCGTACGCTCGGCTTGGCGGTGCTTCACTTCTTCGGCGAACTGCCGTTGCACTCGCATCACGGACACGTTGTAATCTTTCGGCAGCGCTTGGCTCTTCAATTCCGGTCCGCACTTGATCGCGCTAAGAATCTTTGGAATGTCTTTCGACACGACCGCGCCGTTTGCATCGAGCAGAAACAATTGCTGGTATCCCTTCGAGGATTCACGTTCGGGATACGACGCCTCGCAAAAAACAAATTGTCCCTTGAGCGTGGATGACTTTGCCGCGCGGATGCCGTCGCGCAAATCAGCGATCCTCCCGTATTCTGCCGGGTTCTCCTTCCGCAACTGCCGCAAGATTTCTTCCGCCTCATTCAGGTCGAGGAACTCGTCTTCCTCATCTTCAAACAGACTCAACTGGCCGCCATGCTTTTCCTCGTAAATGGCATACATGGCGTCTTCGTTCAGCCGCTCGGTGCGGTCGAGAATTTCCGAGTCCTCACCAATGGTGTCGTGAATTTCTTGAATGCGGTTGTGAAGCTTCTGCTTCAACCCCAGGTTCTTGTCCAAGCCGGTTTCCGGCAGGAAATTAAATCCGTAAACCACATCGTGGTCGCTGCCAATGCGGTCAATGCGCCCGAAGCGCTGAATGAGCCGGACTGGATTCCAGTGAAGGTCATAATTGAGGATGTTGTCGCAGTCCTGAAGGTTCAATCCTTCCGCCAGCACGTCCGTCGCCACCACCGTGAACAACTCTTTCTCACCTGCCGTGGATTTGTACTCCGGGTTTGCTTTCGGCGCGAACCGCCCCACAACTCGCGCCTTGCTTTTATCGCCGCTGAAAATCACGTCAATGTCGTCCCGTTTGCCGCCGGGATTCAGATTGTCGTGGAGGTATCTCGCTGTGTCGGCGTACTGCGTGAAGATCAACCGCTTCCCATCCTTCAGCGGCTTTTTCCCCAGGTATTCTTTCAACTTTTGCAACTTGGCATCCTGCTCCGGCGTGATCGGCTTGACGCACTCCAGGATTTTTCTCAACAGCTTCACGTCGTGCTCGATGGCCGCTTTCAGGCGCGACAAATCAAAGTCACCAATGTCGTATCGGCCTGACACCTGCCGCAGCGCGTCCATCAAATCTTGTTCCTCGGCCTGGTTCGGTTCGTAAAGAATCGCTTGTGCCTCGTCGCCCGCAGGAACAAAGCCTAGCTCCAGTGCTTGCAAGAATCGCTCATGGACCAGAAGCAGTCGGCGGACAGTCTCCTTGAACGCAAAGACGCTCGACTCGAACCGTTTGAAGAGAAGAATGCGGATTAGGCCGCGCAGCGTTGCGCCAGCGCGGTGCAAGCTGGCGTAAGGCTCACGCCTTTGTTTCTCGGCAGGCACGTAGTTGTACAGTCCATACCGGGCGTAGGTGAGTTCCTCGCCGGTAGGTTGGATGATGCGTCGCGGCGTTTTCTTTTTTGAGGGCTTGCCGATATAGCCGAGCAATTCCTGGTACAACCCGCGGTAAGTGTCCTCGATGCTGTATTCAATCGTCTCCAACTCGCGCTTGGGGAAAAACTGGTGACGCCCGCCGACGAACACATACGCCCGCTTTCTGCCGTCGAGATAATCCCGGAACTGTGACGGGTCAACCTGCTGGTGCGTCTCGGAATCAAAACCATACCAGCGCAAAATATGATTGCGCGTCCGGCGGATGAGAATATTCGCCAGCAAGTCCGGTAGCTTCCGTTGGCCATCCTCAATCAATTTGAAGTATTGCTTCAAGTCTGGCGGATCAACTGGCAAATCCGTTTTGTCATCCGGATGGAACAACTTGATTTGGGAATAAACATCCCACGCACTTTTGTTGCGCGGCGTGGCCGTCAGGAGACAGCAACGCCGGCCAGTGCTCAAAAACGCCTCCACCACCTTGTATCGCTGCGTGTCGCGATGCCGAAGGTTGTGGCTCTCATCAATCAGCACGAAATCACGGTCCTTGTAGAGCACGTTTTCCAGCAGCGTATTCACCGCGCCATCGTCGTCCTCGCGCAGAAACCCCATCGAAAGCACCCGGGCGTTCAATTGATACACCTCGTTGTATCGCTCCCACATCTCCACCAGTGGAGCGGGGCAGATGATGAGCGCACGCGCGTGATCCGTGCGCTCAAAATGCTTCACGATGGCCGCGCCGATGTAGCTCTTGCCCAAGCCAACCACGTCCGCCACGAACGCGCCGCCGTAATCCTTGATGATCTGCACCCCCTGCCGCACCGCCACTTTCTGAAAATCCGCCAGCCGCTTCGTGATTTCGTCATCCCACAAAATATCCTTGTCGTTTTCGCCTTCGAGCCGGTCGCGCACCAGCGTGTAGAGCGTCTTCATGTACACGTCATACGGGCGCACGGACGCGACCGCCCAGGACTGCTTCATCTCCTGCATCAACGCTTCGTCAAAGTCCTGCGACTCCTTCCACAATTCATCAAACCAATCGCCGAGGAACTTGTGATTATCATTCCCCTGCACACACACGTTTAACTCTGTGTTGTGGGTGACGCCCGACAGCGTGAGATTCGACGAGCCGACTACGGCGATACCTTTTTCCTGCCGTTCAAGTTCTTTTCCCTGCTTGTCATAGATTTTCCCGTAATTGAAAATGTAAGCCTTCGCGTGTAACCGGCCTTTGGTATAGACCTTCACCTTGAGCCGTTTCTCCTCGACCATCCGCACCAGCGTCGTCACCACCGCCTGCGCTTCATCCGTCTGATCCATCAGTTCGATGGCCGACCGGATGTTGCCCGCCGTTTCACCGGCCATGCGTTTCGTATCCGTGCGCTTGGGATACGCTTCGGCTTCCGCCGCTTCCGCCACCAAGTCCAGCCGCCGATAGCCCTCGGCCAATTGCTCCAACGTCTCGCGGTTCGTCGTGTTCCCGATGAGCAACCGCAACTCCTTCACACCTGCCAGTCGTTGCGCGATGCTCTCCAGCCCGGAAAGGAAAAAATATCCGACCGCAAACCGCGCCGACTCCGTTGACGACAGGATGCGGTTGATGTGGTCAACCAGCTTTTCCTTGCGGTTATCTATGATGTCGTGAGTGGGCATAATTTCATGCGTTCCTGCCAGCCCAGACGAATTTCCCGGTGGACGTCAGGTTAAATCGTTCGCGCGGCACATTGAGTTTGCCGCGAATGGCCCGGACTTTGGCGGGGATTTTCTGTTTCTTTTCCAATTCTTCCCACGAGACTGCGGGCGGGATGCCTGCGGGGACGGTTTCGTCGGCAACGGTTTCTTTGAGAAATTTGGAGAAGGATTCGTAGCTGGCGTCGAGGGCGAGCAATTTCTTGCTCTCGTTTTCGCTAGCGTCAAATTTGAACTGCCTGACCTGATGAACCGCATCAGCTACGACCGGCCATGCGGCTTGGATGCGTTTGTCTTTCCACAGCGCGGGCGTCCAGCCGCCGAGTTCCACCGGGCCGCCATCGGCCTTGTGTTCGAGCAGCCACTCGGCTTTCTCGGCGAGCCACCAGCGGAAGGCGTCCACGAATTCCTGAGCGTAGGCGACCGGGCCGGCCATCCAACGGTTGCTCACCTTCCATTGCTCGTCCCAGCGGCGTTTATAGACCGGCTGCTCAATGCGGCGGATGTGTTCGTTGTCGCGGATGGCGGCGAGGCGCGCTTCCCATAATGTGCGGCGCGGCTTCGGCCAGTCTGCGGGAATCAGCGTAATGGCTTTGTCGAAATCGCCACCGGTGGATTCCCATAGACGGAAAGGGCGTTGCGCCTGATTGAGCGGCGCGGGTTCGGCTTCAACTTGCGCGGCGGAATGATCGGCGAGCAACAGGCCGTAAGCGGCATAGACCAGCCAGTCCATTTCTTCCTGCCGGGCGACCATCCCGGCGCCCAACTGCTCGCGCAGGGACACGGCGCGGGCGAAACGCTCCTGCAACTCGGGGGTGGTGGCGAAGGCCGCTGCGAGTTTGGCGTGCGGCGCCACATGGCCGGGCAACGCGGCGTTCCAGGCGTGATACGCCTCGCCGGATTTCTCGAACAACTTCCGCAACGCCAGCGACGGCAACACGCGCCCGCGTTCCCAGCAGGCGCGCGACAACGCGGTCAATCGCTCCGCCAGCGCGTTCGGTTTGCCGCGCAGGGCGTCGGCAATTGATCGTGCTAGAGGCAACCGCTGAAGCTTCTTGCCAGCAAATTCAAAATATGTGTCCTTATCTCCGTCTTCAGACTCCCGCTTGCTAAAGCACTCGTGCTTTAACCAGAAAAGCGCAGTCGAGGAGTTGAGTTCTGAAGCAAGCAAATGATAATCACCCGGCTCGGCTTTTGCCGGGAGTTTTACCAGCGGGGCTTTCTCATTGAATGCGCAACCGTCAAAATCCACGACGAAATGACCGTGCGTCGAGATTTGAGAAAGCGCAATGGACTTTGGATTTTTGGCACGTTCGACCGGCATCTGGTGAAACTGGTAGGGCTTTCGGCCCGCTTCTTTGAAGCTCCCCTTGAATGTTGGCCTGTTCGATAGCTCTTCGGAAAATAACTCGAAGTATTTACCCATCGGCGACGTGTTGCTCAATTCAAGCAAACGAATCGAAGATTGGTCATACGGAAAAATCAAAAACGCGTCGCCGCATAGCTGCCAGTCCCTAACCTCATCGCCAACATTGAGCCGTTTTAAGCTTGCCGGCGGTATCTCCTGCCGCCGCACATGGTCGGCAGTGCTCATAAAAATATCATTCCGGCCAAGAATGAACATAAATCCCACATCGTCGCCCAAAGTATCCCGCAACGGGTCTGAATCTGACCGGTTCAACACATCCAATGTCGGCCAATCGTAGAAGCTTAAAAGCGCCGGGTGGCGCAACATTCTTTTCCGGTCACAATCACCAACTGCAATTCGGGTGTCTTCAAACAGCTTGCGGAATCCGACGGTCTGCTCTGCGTTGTTCAACTCTTGAATTGGAATGGGTTCTTGCTGGGATTCGATTGTATGCCAAAGTGGACTCTCCTCTGGAGTAGTTCGGAGATCACCGCCGCTCGGCAGAATAGCGACAACGCGAACAGGCAACCGCATCCAGTCGGCATCTTGCGGACTTGAAACCTGCCTCCCATAAACGATGCACGTAGGCGTGCCATGACCGGGAAACATTAGTCCCGAGCAATCCACTATTTTCTGAACATGTACAGTCTCGAAGTAATCCTCGACTAAAGGCTTTCCGAACTCTCGCTTCAAGAAAGCGTTTGAAACGATGAATCCTAATTGTCCAGAAGGACGAAGCAGGCCAAATCCGAGAGTAAAGAACGGACAGACCATTTGATAATCACCGACGCAGACGGCCGGCCAACGCTCGCGGTAAAGTTCAACTTTCGCTTTTGAACGAACATTAACGAACGGCGGATTGCCGACAATCAAATCGAAGCCAGCCGCCGATTTGCTTTTGGCTTTGACCAGTTCTCCCTGCCCGGCTTCGTTGACGAGCGCGAGATTGTCCAAGACCGTTCCCTTATCTTTTTCGGCAAGGACGTGCGGGAAGTCGAGCCGCCAGACGAAATTGTGCGGGCCGTCCGGCTCTGCACCTTCCAGCTTGCGGAGGTTGCGGTAAAAATTCTTGTCGAGCGGCTTGGCTTGAACGCGCTGAAATTCCTTTTCGTCTTTTTCCAGTTGCTTGTGCGCGTCACG
The Verrucomicrobiota bacterium DNA segment above includes these coding regions:
- a CDS encoding helicase, with protein sequence MPTHDIIDNRKEKLVDHINRILSSTESARFAVGYFFLSGLESIAQRLAGVKELRLLIGNTTNRETLEQLAEGYRRLDLVAEAAEAEAYPKRTDTKRMAGETAGNIRSAIELMDQTDEAQAVVTTLVRMVEEKRLKVKVYTKGRLHAKAYIFNYGKIYDKQGKELERQEKGIAVVGSSNLTLSGVTHNTELNVCVQGNDNHKFLGDWFDELWKESQDFDEALMQEMKQSWAVASVRPYDVYMKTLYTLVRDRLEGENDKDILWDDEITKRLADFQKVAVRQGVQIIKDYGGAFVADVVGLGKSYIGAAIVKHFERTDHARALIICPAPLVEMWERYNEVYQLNARVLSMGFLREDDDGAVNTLLENVLYKDRDFVLIDESHNLRHRDTQRYKVVEAFLSTGRRCCLLTATPRNKSAWDVYSQIKLFHPDDKTDLPVDPPDLKQYFKLIEDGQRKLPDLLANILIRRTRNHILRWYGFDSETHQQVDPSQFRDYLDGRKRAYVFVGGRHQFFPKRELETIEYSIEDTYRGLYQELLGYIGKPSKKKTPRRIIQPTGEELTYARYGLYNYVPAEKQRREPYASLHRAGATLRGLIRILLFKRFESSVFAFKETVRRLLLVHERFLQALELGFVPAGDEAQAILYEPNQAEEQDLMDALRQVSGRYDIGDFDLSRLKAAIEHDVKLLRKILECVKPITPEQDAKLQKLKEYLGKKPLKDGKRLIFTQYADTARYLHDNLNPGGKRDDIDVIFSGDKSKARVVGRFAPKANPEYKSTAGEKELFTVVATDVLAEGLNLQDCDNILNYDLHWNPVRLIQRFGRIDRIGSDHDVVYGFNFLPETGLDKNLGLKQKLHNRIQEIHDTIGEDSEILDRTERLNEDAMYAIYEEKHGGQLSLFEDEEDEFLDLNEAEEILRQLRKENPAEYGRIADLRDGIRAAKSSTLKGQFVFCEASYPERESSKGYQQLFLLDANGAVVSKDIPKILSAIKCGPELKSQALPKDYNVSVMRVQRQFAEEVKHRQAERTHTLSLSHGQNYVLRELRVLFGASTDEDQKAMINVLEKSFRGPITRAVNREVVLLRRNGMSGEPLLKALARIYDQHNLRDWLDRRSLHPTGRPVPRIVCSEALV
- a CDS encoding Eco57I restriction-modification methylase domain-containing protein, whose translation is MSRPERQQNVLELLKGLRGIEPLKQLFWSELNYQRVNQPLSRRGWTESVSKALADDPVLFAGGGENNDFHVIYARLASDKLLLGGERPVVSRLLNEHPYTLFVFSNAAQNRWHFLNVKYDETSDKRRLFRRITVGPEQRLRTASERISLLSLESFGLAPLTIQQHHDEAFDKEALTDEFFRKLDKHIRAVEEDLKEHHKLDGQDAFGEAQLLIERLIFLYFAQNRGWLNQDSEYLIKNFAEHRGKPSAFTYYADSLHRLFKSLAEQSFGNRLPGVPFLNGGLFDDDEFKPESSKLRIRNATFANLFDQLLEIYNFTVREDTPLDQEVAVDPEMLGKIFESIVLHRESAGTEYQAPNLRKATGSNYTPRIVVHFICREALRLYFAGRAEQLADPGTKHTWSARVTRLFKEIEPDDGFSEHELKTLREVLSPTEARRSIEILKSLRTLDPSVGSGAFPVGLLHEMVSLLRIFETVAGGYQDPVKGEGSTWKQKAKEHFIQHSLFGVDIQQQAIEICRLRLWLSLLVDYELGVNPFEAERSKFIEAINHISQLPNLEMNFRRGDSLHDYICGHPVRLDGTQLTDYTDDLARIEKSGQELHQAKRAERKKRLRLEILAQRLDLGKRIVTDQIRALQTNQQVGDLFGLTGSDAATQRRVDAEIARLRDAHKQLEKDEKEFQRVQAKPLDKNFYRNLRKLEGAEPDGPHNFVWRLDFPHVLAEKDKGTVLDNLALVNEAGQGELVKAKSKSAAGFDLIVGNPPFVNVRSKAKVELYRERWPAVCVGDYQMVCPFFTLGFGLLRPSGQLGFIVSNAFLKREFGKPLVEDYFETVHVQKIVDCSGLMFPGHGTPTCIVYGRQVSSPQDADWMRLPVRVVAILPSGGDLRTTPEESPLWHTIESQQEPIPIQELNNAEQTVGFRKLFEDTRIAVGDCDRKRMLRHPALLSFYDWPTLDVLNRSDSDPLRDTLGDDVGFMFILGRNDIFMSTADHVRRQEIPPASLKRLNVGDEVRDWQLCGDAFLIFPYDQSSIRLLELSNTSPMGKYFELFSEELSNRPTFKGSFKEAGRKPYQFHQMPVERAKNPKSIALSQISTHGHFVVDFDGCAFNEKAPLVKLPAKAEPGDYHLLASELNSSTALFWLKHECFSKRESEDGDKDTYFEFAGKKLQRLPLARSIADALRGKPNALAERLTALSRACWERGRVLPSLALRKLFEKSGEAYHAWNAALPGHVAPHAKLAAAFATTPELQERFARAVSLREQLGAGMVARQEEMDWLVYAAYGLLLADHSAAQVEAEPAPLNQAQRPFRLWESTGGDFDKAITLIPADWPKPRRTLWEARLAAIRDNEHIRRIEQPVYKRRWDEQWKVSNRWMAGPVAYAQEFVDAFRWWLAEKAEWLLEHKADGGPVELGGWTPALWKDKRIQAAWPVVADAVHQVRQFKFDASENESKKLLALDASYESFSKFLKETVADETVPAGIPPAVSWEELEKKQKIPAKVRAIRGKLNVPRERFNLTSTGKFVWAGRNA